A single region of the Salvia splendens isolate huo1 chromosome 18, SspV2, whole genome shotgun sequence genome encodes:
- the LOC121777654 gene encoding cationic amino acid transporter 8, vacuolar, whose product MGYTNQDQNQNLILDDLTSPLTMTTPSAAAAAGEKSYWRFSKHDFFPEPSFQSFSAYLSALSATPRRLRDRLLGRASESGELIEAKKQSEHEMKKCLTWWDLIWLGFGSVVGSGIFSITGFETRDTAGPAIVASYAVSGLSALLSVFCYTEFAVEIPIAGGSFSFLRIELGDFIAFIAAGNILLEGLVGAAGLGRSWSSYLASIFSNNPEFLRFRVNFFAEGFNVLDPLAVLILLIVNGIAMTGTKHSSILNWISSIFSAAVIVFIIIFGFINGSTDNLSPFLPYGAEGVFTAAAVVYWSYTGFDMVANMAEEVKKPTRDIPIGLVGSMSLITVVYCLMSLVLVMMVQYTDVDRNAPYSVVFDQIGFKWAKYLVSIVALKGMTTSLLVGSMGQARYTTQIARSHMIPPFFALIHPKTGTPIYATLLTTLVSSVLALFTSLDVLSSVLSFSTLFIFMLMAVALLVRRYYVKDVTPRHDAVKFGAALLVILGSSLGITLLWSSGERGFVGYVVCGGLWALGTAGMALTSQHRSAKVWGVPLVPWLPSLSIVMNIFLIGSLGATAIWRFLICSVVMVVYYVLVGVHTTYDVAHLEEWMNKS is encoded by the coding sequence ATGGGATACACTAATCaagatcaaaatcaaaatctaaTTCTCGACGACCTAACATCTCCCCTCACCATGACCaccccctccgccgccgccgccgccggagaAAAATCCTACTGGCGGTTCAGCAAGCACGACTTCTTCCCGGAGCCTTCCTTCCAGAGCTTCTCCGCCTACCTCTCCGCCCTCTCCGCCACCCCCCGCCGCCTCCGCGACCGCCTCCTCGGCCGCGCCTCCGAATCCGGCGAGCTCATCGAGGCGAAGAAGCAATCCGAGCACGAGATGAAGAAGTGCCTCACTTGGTGGGACCTCATCTGGCTCGGATTTGGCTCCGTCGTCGGCTCCGGCATCTTCAGCATCACCGGATTCGAGACGCGCGACACCGCAGGCCCCGCGATCGTCGCCTCCTACGCCGTCTCCGGCCTCTCTGCGCTCCTCTCCGTCTTCTGCTACACCGAATTCGCCGTCGAGATCCCCATCGCCGGCGGATCCTTCTCCTTCCTCCGCATCGAATTAGGGGATTTCATCGCGTTCATCGCCGCCGGCAACATTTTGCTCGAAGGACTCGTCGGCGCCGCCGGATTAGGCCGATCCTGGTCCTCCTATCTAGCTAGCATCTTCAGTAATAACCCTGAATTCCTCCGATTTAGGGTTAATTTCTTCGCTGAGGGCTTCAATGTGCTAGATCCCCTTGCTGTGTTAATTCTGCTAATTGTTAACGGAATTGCCATGACCGGAACGAAGCATTCATCAATTCTAAACTGGATTAGCTCAATTTTCAGCGCTGCGGTGATTGTTTTCATCATCATCTTCGGATTCATCAATGGCAGCACCGACAATTTATCCCCCTTTCTCCCCTACGGCGCGGAGGGGGTTTTCACTGCGGCAGCCGTCGTCTACTGGTCCTACACCGGTTTCGACATGGTGGCGAACATGGCGGAGGAGGTGAAGAAGCCGACGAGGGATATCCCGATCGGATTAGTCGGATCCATGTCTTTAATCACGGTTGTTTACTGCTTGATGTCGCTTGTGTTGGTGATGATGGTGCAATACACGGATGTCGACCGGAACGCGCCTTACTCGGTCGTTTTCGACCAAATCGGGTTCAAATGGGCGAAGTATCTCGTCAGCATTGTCGCGTTGAAAGGGATGACGACGAGCTTGCTCGTCGGCTCAATGGGGCAAGCTCGTTACACCACTCAGATCGCACGATCGCACATGATCCCGCCTTTCTTCGCCTTGATCCACCCAAAAACCGGCACCCCTATTTACGCCACGCTCCTCACGACGTTGGTGAGCAGCGTGCTCGCCCTGTTCACGAGCCTAGACGTGCTCTCGAGCGTGCTTTCGTTCAGCACGCTCTTCATCTTCATGCTCATGGCCGTGGCATTGCTCGTGAGGCGGTACTACGTCAAGGATGTGACCCCAAGGCACGACGCGGTCAAATTTGGCGCGGCCTTGTTAGTTATCCTTGGTTCGTCTCTCGGGATTACGCTCCTCTGGAGCTCGGGGGAGAGGGGTTTCGTGGGGTATGTTGTGTGTGGGGGTTTGTGGGCGTTGGGGACGGCCGGGATGGCGTTGACGTCGCAGCATAGGAGCGCGAAGGTGTGGGGCGTACCTCTCGTCCCGTGGCTGCCGTCCCTGTCGATTGTGATGAATATTTTCCTCATCGGGTCGCTCGGGGCAACTGCGATATGGCGGTTCTTGATATGTAGCGTGGTGATGGTGGTTTACTATGTGTTGGTGGGAGTTCATACTACTTATGATGTTGCTCATTTGGAGGAATGGATGAATAAGAGCTGA
- the LOC121776476 gene encoding polyphenol oxidase I, chloroplastic-like: MASLQSSFTVLATTPKNPPTSAFRKPSRVRVSCNAGDSGGGRVDRRNMLLGLGGLYGASSLVSGRRAEADPLQPPDLSTCDAEGTTTTDRNTGKVIHIDADCCPPYNGTDPESFYVPPPVDTLRRRPAAHRMTPEYLADYKLAIQMMKDLDTTDPDDPRGFAQQANIHCAYCNGPYDQRGFPTLDIQIHNSWIFFPFHRWYLYFFERICGELIGKPDFALPYWNWDHPDGMYLPTPFAESYSPLYDCNRDQTHVGDALVDLSFAPGVSVDANLNQMQQEMIVQGDSAINFMGQEYSAGSPPPGAPRGGTSEQGSHGGIHVWCGNPKNTLRENMGNFYSAARDPIFYCHHSNVDRMWTIWNALHPTAEPILDLDFLDAAFLFYDEQKNLVKVRVRDCLDNTALGYEYEFSSISPWLNYIPPQREVPANVQQLAQTAQAAAQAFPATLTDTIRVVVAKPSKGKADEVLVIEGIVTDNSLLIGFDIYVNDDENTTDGPVIAERAGGFTQVPHRSRTSETPSDLTIKLKELYNNINIADDDDIVVVTLVPRFNGDAVTIGGIKIVPRVPTVPRFNGDAVTIGGIKIVPRVPTA; the protein is encoded by the exons ATGGCTTCTCTTCAATCCTCCTTCACGGTCCTCGCCACCACCCCCAAGAACCCCCCCACTTCCGCCTTCCGAAAACCCTCGAGGGTGAGGGTTTCATGCAACGCTGGCGACAGCGGGGGCGGCCGTGTAGACCGTAGAAACATGCTCCTTGGGCTCGGCGGTCTGTACGGCGCAAGCAGCCTCGTCAGCGGCCGTAGAGCCGAGGCCGATCCGCTCCAGCCTCCCGACCTGAGTACTTGCGACGCCGAAGGCACAACTACTACTGACCGCAACACTGGGAAGGTGATTCATATCGACGCCGACTGCTGCCCACCCTACAACGGCACTGATCCCGAATCCTTCTACGTGCCCCCGCCGGTTGACACGCTTCGCAGGAGGCCCGCGGCTCACAGGATGACGCCCGAATACTTAGCAGACTACAAGCTAGCCATCCAGATGATGAAGGATCTGGACACCACCGACCCTGACGACCCCCGTGGCTTCGCGCAGCAAGCCAACATCCACTGCGCTTACTGCAACGGCCCCTATGATCAACGTGGCTTTCCGACCCTTGACATCCAGATCCACAACTCCTGGAtattcttccctttccacaG GTGGTACCTGTATTTCTTCGAGAGGATCTGCGGTGAACTGATTGGGAAACCCGACTTCGCCCTGCCCTACTGGAACTGGGACCACCCGGACGGCATGTATTTGCCAACCCCCTTCGCTGAGTCGTACTCGCCCCTCTACGACTGTAACCGCGATCAAACGCATGTGGGAGACGCCCTTGTCGACCTCAGCTTCGCACCGGGAGTGAGCGTCGATGCGAATCTCAACCAAATGCAACAGGAAATGATTGTTCAGGGAGACTCAGCCATCAACTTCATGGGCCAAGAGTACAGTGCCGGAAGTCCTCCACCAGGTGCTCCCCGTGGCGGAACATCCGAGCAAGGGTCCCACGGTGGCATCCATGTCTGGTGCGGAAACCCCAAAAACACTCTCAGAGAAAACATGGGCAACTTCTACTCTGCAGCAAGGGACCCCATCTTCTACTGCCATCACTCTAACGTCGACAGAATGTGGACCATCTGGAACGCCCTCCACCCCACTGCAGAGCCCATCCTCGATCTTGATTTCCTCGACGCGGCCTTCTTGTTCTACGACGAGCAGAAGAACCTTGTCAAAGTCAGAGTCCGCGATTGCTTGGACAACACAGCACTGGGATACGAGTACGAATTCAGCAGTATTAGTCCGTGGCTCAACTACATACCACCTCAGAGAGAAGTCCCGGCCAACGTCCAACAACTCGCCCAAACGGCGCAGGCTGCAGCACAAGCCTTCCCTGCCACTCTCACCGACACTATAAGGGTTGTTGTTGCCAAACCATCTAAAGGAAAGGCCGACGAGGTGCTCGTGATCGAGGGCATTGTCACAGACAACAGCCTGCTCATTGGCTTCGATATCTACGTCAATGATGACGAAAACACTACGGATGGCCCCGTTATTGCCGAGAGAGCCGGGGGATTCACGCAGGTGCCCCACAGGTCTAGGACCTCCGAGACCCCCAGCGACCTCACCATCAAATTGAAGGAACTCTACAACAACATTAACATTGCTGATGATGATGACATTGTAGTCGTCACCCTCGTTCCCCGCTTCAATGGTGACGCGGTCACCATTGGTGGGATTAAGATCGTCCCCCGCGTTCCCACCGTTCCCCGCTTCAATGGTGACGCGGTCACCATTGGTGGGATTAAGATCGTCCCCCGCGTTCCCACCGCTTAG